One genomic segment of Roseivirga misakiensis includes these proteins:
- a CDS encoding M20/M25/M40 family metallo-hydrolase: MKKPLLVTALFGILLLASTTQNQPLSTVFEKINQEVLANSKAYETLKEATATIGHRLTGSANGAKAEEFTYNLLKSYGFENTKYAPFEVETWMRGDIEVQIGDLNKNGLETYSAVSLAHSPVSANVELEIVDMGNGLEADYAAKPNAVKGKIALVYIGILPNSPKGTSNLHRSEKTALATENGAKGIIIINQVDGGVLLTGTASVTGGLIEIPAVCIGKEDGLALKEELKNQRKRAKIQMTNTSDQIKARNVIATIEGSEFPNEKIIVGGHLDSWDLASGAIDNGIGSFAVLDMARTFKALNLKPKRTVEFIMFMGEEQGLLGSRAYVDAALKDGSIDQIKYVMNQDMSGNPVGFNAGGRPEAEAFFAEVGSQIKAIDSVAFKNSNRNSAGLHSDHQSFMIQGVPYVAPNSNLDRSIYGCYHSDCDDFNLVNEEHIRNNVRFSSMMLYALANAETIPAKRLSDAETKAFLEGNGLKLKLQIGGDWRWDN; the protein is encoded by the coding sequence ATGAAGAAACCATTATTAGTAACTGCTCTATTTGGTATTTTGCTTTTAGCATCCACCACGCAAAACCAGCCTTTAAGTACTGTTTTCGAAAAGATCAACCAAGAGGTGCTCGCCAATTCCAAGGCTTATGAGACACTGAAAGAAGCTACCGCTACAATAGGCCATCGCTTAACAGGATCAGCAAATGGCGCCAAAGCGGAGGAGTTCACCTACAACCTTTTAAAGTCATATGGCTTTGAAAATACTAAATATGCCCCGTTTGAAGTAGAGACTTGGATGCGTGGAGATATTGAGGTGCAAATTGGAGACCTCAATAAAAACGGTTTAGAAACTTACTCAGCTGTAAGCCTTGCCCACTCTCCAGTATCTGCCAATGTTGAGCTCGAAATCGTTGATATGGGTAATGGTTTGGAAGCCGATTATGCGGCAAAGCCTAATGCGGTAAAAGGCAAAATAGCGCTTGTTTATATCGGTATACTACCAAACTCACCAAAGGGGACTTCTAACCTCCACCGTTCTGAAAAAACAGCACTCGCTACTGAAAATGGTGCAAAAGGAATCATCATTATTAACCAAGTTGATGGTGGTGTTTTACTTACAGGCACCGCATCGGTCACCGGAGGACTCATCGAAATTCCTGCTGTTTGTATTGGTAAAGAAGATGGCTTAGCGCTCAAAGAGGAGTTGAAAAATCAACGAAAGCGAGCAAAAATTCAAATGACAAACACTTCTGACCAGATTAAAGCACGAAATGTAATTGCCACTATAGAAGGCTCTGAGTTTCCGAACGAAAAGATCATAGTCGGTGGGCACTTGGATTCTTGGGACCTTGCATCAGGGGCAATTGACAATGGGATTGGTTCTTTCGCCGTGCTAGATATGGCCCGAACGTTCAAGGCATTGAATTTGAAGCCCAAAAGAACCGTTGAGTTTATCATGTTTATGGGCGAGGAACAAGGCCTACTTGGATCGCGGGCTTATGTAGACGCCGCATTGAAAGATGGCTCAATTGATCAAATAAAGTATGTCATGAACCAAGACATGTCGGGTAATCCGGTTGGGTTTAACGCTGGAGGAAGACCAGAAGCAGAGGCTTTCTTTGCTGAAGTAGGTTCTCAGATAAAAGCGATAGATTCTGTGGCTTTCAAAAACTCGAATAGGAATAGTGCGGGATTGCATAGCGATCATCAGTCGTTTATGATCCAAGGAGTGCCTTATGTTGCGCCAAACTCCAACCTAGACAGATCGATTTACGGTTGCTATCACTCAGATTGCGATGATTTTAACCTTGTCAATGAAGAGCACATACGTAATAACGTCAGGTTTTCATCAATGATGCTGTATGCATTGGCCAACGCCGAGACCATTCCTGCAAAAAGATTGTCTGATGCTGAAACCAAGGCATTTTTAGAGGGGAATGGTTTAAAATTAAAGCTCCAAATCGGTGGAGATTGGCGCTGGGACAACTAA
- a CDS encoding sulfite exporter TauE/SafE family protein, with translation MDLLDLLILFGIGLLAGVINTLAGGGSLLTLPILIFMGLPPVVANATNRIGIFFNGIFAIQGFRSKGATIDRYGIGLGIAAFFGAILGSYIAIEVKGETFNKILAGVIVLIVAYMLFGKKNTASVEERTDRKTQIIGLITFFFIGIYGGFIQAGVGYLIMAALTFVNRFSLLKTNIIKVIIVPIYTIASIGIFIYNDLINWELGLALAVGSSFGGWLTSRWSTKIEEKYVRYFVMFTAIGFAIKLSFF, from the coding sequence TTGGACCTTTTAGATTTACTTATTCTTTTCGGTATCGGCCTCTTGGCTGGAGTAATCAACACGCTTGCAGGTGGCGGATCACTGCTAACACTTCCCATTTTAATATTTATGGGCCTCCCTCCCGTTGTAGCCAATGCCACGAATAGGATTGGGATTTTTTTCAATGGGATTTTCGCTATTCAAGGCTTTAGAAGTAAAGGTGCCACAATCGATCGGTATGGCATTGGTCTGGGAATCGCCGCTTTTTTTGGGGCCATCTTGGGGTCTTACATTGCCATTGAGGTTAAAGGAGAAACATTCAACAAAATCCTCGCAGGCGTTATCGTCCTTATTGTAGCTTATATGCTTTTCGGAAAAAAGAATACAGCCTCGGTAGAAGAAAGAACGGATCGAAAAACACAAATCATCGGTCTGATCACTTTCTTTTTTATCGGAATTTATGGCGGCTTCATCCAGGCCGGCGTTGGCTATCTTATCATGGCCGCGCTAACATTTGTCAACAGATTTTCTTTACTCAAAACCAATATCATTAAGGTAATTATCGTGCCTATTTACACGATCGCGTCGATCGGTATTTTTATCTACAACGATTTAATTAATTGGGAACTGGGCCTTGCCTTAGCTGTGGGAAGTTCCTTTGGAGGCTGGTTAACAAGCCGATGGAGTACCAAAATAGAGGAGAAATACGTTCGATATTTCGTGATGTTCACGGCGATCGGCTTTGCAATAAAACTCTCATTCTTTTAA
- a CDS encoding Crp/Fnr family transcriptional regulator, whose product MDELVDGLKQSFYNYISPSESDISKFVAPWTHFETEKNSIITKVGQVEPYFYYIHKGLVRGYFLKEGVEYNMGFSYDGEYSGVYDSFITQQPSTWTLESITDTRGLKITYSDLMLLLDEHKLMERWMRLFYQKVLVGFGIFTKSILADTAEERYSRLIKQSPHVLQMIPQKHLASYLGMTPETFSRMRKRVRD is encoded by the coding sequence ATGGATGAGCTAGTCGACGGACTGAAACAATCATTTTACAATTACATTTCCCCTTCGGAATCCGATATCTCGAAATTTGTAGCCCCATGGACTCATTTCGAGACAGAGAAAAACTCCATCATTACTAAAGTGGGGCAAGTTGAGCCTTATTTTTACTATATCCATAAAGGCTTGGTTCGGGGGTACTTTTTGAAAGAAGGCGTGGAATATAATATGGGCTTTTCGTATGATGGAGAATACAGTGGGGTTTACGACTCATTTATTACGCAACAACCTTCTACTTGGACACTCGAATCAATTACTGATACTCGCGGGTTAAAAATTACTTACAGTGACTTGATGTTGCTGCTGGACGAACATAAGTTAATGGAGCGGTGGATGAGATTATTTTATCAAAAAGTGCTTGTGGGCTTCGGTATATTTACGAAAAGCATTCTAGCCGATACGGCAGAAGAAAGATATAGTCGATTAATAAAACAGAGCCCTCATGTGTTGCAAATGATCCCCCAGAAACACTTAGCTTCCTATTTAGGTATGACCCCGGAAACATTTTCTAGGATGAGAAAAAGGGTAAGAGATTAA
- a CDS encoding DinB family protein, which produces MVITSKEHISNSKKGVDNLLYEVRSLLEDVDERSLNMPENINKWSILQCLKHMSFAIEVYNKNIKEALDSGRHKVPAPNFKSHWKGDMFTKMISPKPNGEVSRPMRTFSSMNPVQILNPEIVVNEFFTLYEEFGALIERSAEYNLNSIKINTALGPLVKLRLGDAYRFVIGHAERHLVQLKRIKASLNQVAA; this is translated from the coding sequence ATGGTCATAACATCAAAAGAACACATATCTAATTCAAAAAAAGGCGTCGATAACTTGCTCTATGAGGTCAGATCGTTACTGGAAGACGTTGATGAAAGAAGCCTCAATATGCCTGAGAACATCAATAAGTGGAGCATTCTACAATGCTTAAAGCATATGTCTTTTGCGATAGAGGTTTACAATAAGAACATTAAGGAGGCTCTTGACTCGGGTCGGCACAAGGTACCTGCCCCAAATTTTAAGTCTCATTGGAAAGGAGATATGTTTACTAAAATGATCTCCCCTAAGCCTAATGGGGAGGTTTCTCGTCCAATGCGCACGTTCAGCTCCATGAACCCTGTTCAGATATTGAATCCTGAAATTGTTGTGAATGAGTTTTTTACGCTATACGAGGAATTTGGGGCATTAATTGAACGTTCAGCCGAATACAACTTGAATAGCATAAAAATCAATACCGCTTTAGGCCCATTGGTAAAGCTAAGACTAGGCGATGCCTATAGGTTTGTTATCGGTCATGCGGAAAGGCATTTGGTCCAACTTAAAAGAATTAAGGCCAGTCTAAATCAAGTCGCTGCTTAA
- a CDS encoding endonuclease/exonuclease/phosphatase family protein: MRLLFTSILFFLIILGPQSQAQETVEVVSFNIRYGTPGDGVNKWKSRRDRVFSIFKKYRDGIIATQEALPLQIEQILDQVPQLDVVYRSRTEKDGAGESNAIFYNKKKWKLIDHETFWLSNTPSQPASKSWGNTLPRISTMVVFENIATGKQVKILNTHLDRQSNNSRIRSVELILRKLMTESEEMPKILLGDFNTRVEDNIISRVKEFFDDTYTGDELEGCTFHGWNGGSHCSRIDYIFYENSPNLSLVDFKIDRWKSKQLYPSDHYPLVATFKLN, from the coding sequence GTGCGTCTATTATTCACATCCATACTTTTCTTTCTAATAATCCTTGGGCCTCAAAGTCAAGCCCAAGAAACTGTGGAAGTAGTGTCCTTTAACATTCGTTACGGTACTCCTGGAGATGGTGTTAATAAATGGAAAAGTCGTCGTGATCGAGTTTTCAGCATATTTAAAAAATATCGCGATGGCATTATTGCTACACAGGAAGCATTGCCCTTACAGATAGAGCAAATTCTAGATCAAGTGCCGCAATTAGACGTAGTTTATAGATCTAGAACAGAAAAAGATGGCGCTGGGGAATCGAATGCCATTTTCTACAACAAGAAAAAATGGAAACTTATAGATCACGAAACTTTCTGGCTATCGAATACACCTAGCCAACCGGCTTCTAAAAGTTGGGGGAATACTCTCCCGAGAATCAGCACAATGGTTGTTTTTGAGAACATAGCCACTGGCAAACAAGTCAAAATCTTGAACACTCACCTCGATCGTCAATCTAATAATAGTCGCATTAGGAGTGTAGAGCTAATTCTAAGAAAACTAATGACCGAGTCAGAAGAAATGCCGAAGATATTACTCGGTGATTTTAATACCCGAGTGGAAGACAATATCATCTCTAGAGTAAAGGAATTTTTCGATGATACTTATACTGGTGACGAACTTGAAGGCTGCACATTTCACGGCTGGAATGGTGGCAGCCACTGTTCAAGAATAGATTATATTTTCTACGAAAACTCGCCGAATTTATCTTTAGTCGATTTTAAAATAGATCGGTGGAAAAGTAAGCAGCTTTACCCTTCAGATCACTATCCTCTGGTAGCTACTTTCAAGCTCAACTAG
- a CDS encoding DMT family transporter, with the protein MKNTRVLAWTILIILALVWGSSFILIKRGLAVYNAGEVGALRILAACIFLLPLSVPKLRKLSKRHIKLLFGIGLLGSFIPAFLFALGQTQLDSGVTGVMNGLTPIFVLIVGAVFFKQKFQKTMYLGIFLAFLGTAILLTAGSNAGLSSFNIYAVFIVLATMCYGLNLNFIKYYLADLNAVVITGVSILLVGPLAAAYLFFGTDFTTKLSTTPGAWDALGYISLLGVMSTSIALILFNRLVQITTPIFTSMVTYLIPIVAIAWGLLDGETLTSGQIGGMGAILLGVFITNRKKKAS; encoded by the coding sequence ATGAAAAACACTAGGGTTCTTGCTTGGACAATTCTTATCATTTTGGCCCTTGTGTGGGGTTCATCTTTTATTTTGATCAAGCGAGGTTTAGCGGTTTATAATGCGGGAGAAGTTGGTGCACTGAGAATTTTAGCGGCTTGTATATTTCTGCTTCCGTTGAGTGTCCCTAAACTCAGAAAACTATCCAAAAGACACATCAAATTACTATTTGGCATTGGACTACTCGGTAGCTTTATTCCAGCATTTCTTTTTGCACTTGGTCAAACCCAATTAGATAGTGGTGTTACTGGAGTTATGAATGGTTTGACACCGATTTTCGTTTTGATTGTCGGTGCGGTGTTCTTCAAGCAGAAGTTTCAAAAAACGATGTATTTGGGCATATTTCTGGCCTTTTTAGGGACTGCCATACTGCTGACCGCAGGGAGCAATGCCGGTTTGTCCAGCTTTAATATCTATGCAGTTTTCATAGTGTTGGCCACCATGTGTTATGGCCTAAATTTGAATTTCATCAAATATTATCTGGCCGATTTGAATGCAGTAGTCATCACGGGAGTCAGTATTTTGCTTGTGGGACCTTTAGCAGCAGCTTATCTGTTTTTTGGCACCGATTTTACGACCAAACTCTCAACAACACCCGGTGCTTGGGATGCGCTAGGGTATATCAGTTTACTCGGTGTTATGAGTACATCCATTGCTCTGATATTATTCAATCGACTAGTTCAGATCACCACGCCAATTTTCACTAGCATGGTGACATACCTAATTCCTATTGTAGCCATAGCATGGGGTTTATTGGATGGAGAAACGCTTACTTCCGGTCAGATAGGCGGTATGGGCGCAATACTGCTAGGAGTTTTTATAACGAACAGAAAAAAGAAAGCTAGTTGA
- the dusB gene encoding tRNA dihydrouridine synthase DusB — MVKIGNIELGDFPLLLAPMEDVSDPPFRAVCKENGADLMYTEFISSEGLIRNAHKSVQKLDIYDYERPIGIQIFGDKIESMRQAAEIAEGANPEIVDINYGCPVKKVACKGAGAGILLDLPKMQQMTDEIVKQVSLPVTVKTRLGWDDSTIQIVEVAKRLQDVGIQALSIHGRTRQQMYKGEADWTMIREVKNHPDIHIPIFGNGDIDSPQKALEYKNTYGVDGIMIGRASIGYPWIFNEIKHFMNTGETLAPPSLTERVAVAKKHLSFSLEWKGERQGIFEMRRHYTNYFRGFRDFKPYRTKLVESQNPQEIFDLLDEISVVFDGVNALV; from the coding sequence TTGGTTAAGATAGGAAACATAGAGCTGGGAGACTTCCCATTATTATTAGCACCGATGGAAGATGTGAGTGATCCTCCATTTAGAGCGGTATGCAAAGAAAACGGTGCTGATTTGATGTATACAGAATTTATTTCTTCAGAAGGGCTGATCAGGAATGCGCACAAGAGTGTCCAGAAACTGGATATTTATGATTATGAGCGCCCGATTGGGATTCAGATTTTTGGAGATAAAATAGAATCTATGCGTCAAGCAGCGGAAATCGCTGAGGGAGCAAACCCGGAAATAGTAGATATAAACTACGGCTGCCCAGTGAAAAAGGTAGCATGCAAAGGTGCTGGTGCTGGAATTTTGTTGGATTTACCCAAAATGCAACAAATGACAGATGAAATAGTGAAGCAAGTTAGCCTACCAGTGACTGTGAAGACGCGATTGGGTTGGGATGATAGCACCATCCAAATTGTTGAGGTGGCGAAAAGATTGCAGGATGTAGGTATCCAAGCTTTATCGATACATGGCCGTACGCGACAGCAGATGTATAAAGGTGAGGCAGATTGGACAATGATTAGGGAAGTGAAAAATCACCCTGACATACATATACCAATTTTTGGTAATGGTGATATAGATTCACCTCAAAAGGCACTAGAGTATAAGAATACCTATGGGGTAGATGGCATCATGATCGGACGTGCTTCCATTGGATATCCGTGGATATTTAATGAAATAAAGCATTTCATGAACACGGGTGAGACTCTTGCACCACCTTCGCTCACAGAAAGAGTAGCGGTGGCAAAAAAGCACCTTTCTTTCAGTTTAGAGTGGAAGGGTGAGCGCCAAGGTATCTTTGAAATGAGAAGGCATTACACGAATTATTTCAGAGGATTCCGTGATTTCAAACCTTATAGAACCAAACTTGTAGAGTCACAAAATCCGCAAGAAATTTTTGATCTACTCGATGAAATCTCAGTGGTTTTCGACGGAGTGAACGCTTTGGTTTAA
- a CDS encoding CPBP family intramembrane glutamic endopeptidase has protein sequence MARIDKGIDLTGGRTELSSFLIVLGFVMIGFFVGQFVGAIAAIVFALINGAPAEVLTENPNALYDYLGLGEVLTTQASYTLFFTFITPYVYIRAIARKNLNALSNESGVQLPLVLATVVGTFCFLFLNAYFIEWNANIKFPEFMSGFEDWARDLEDQLAESTEKFTNFQNFTQFLFGFVVIAILPGIGEELLFRGVLQNSLHRWTKNAHVAIWVSAFIFGAIHLQFYGLVPRMLLGAVFGYLYFWSGNIWYPIISHIANNGFAVIAVYYSQVDDTAPNLDDTEAFPIGLQIGGSLIFFAFMFFFRNHYIKQKETIE, from the coding sequence ATGGCGAGAATCGACAAGGGAATAGACCTTACAGGAGGAAGAACTGAATTATCCTCTTTTTTAATCGTGCTGGGCTTCGTAATGATTGGCTTTTTTGTTGGCCAATTCGTTGGTGCAATAGCCGCAATAGTCTTTGCGCTCATTAATGGTGCGCCGGCTGAAGTATTAACAGAAAATCCAAACGCTTTATATGACTATTTAGGATTAGGAGAGGTTCTCACTACACAAGCTTCATATACCCTATTCTTTACGTTTATCACGCCATATGTGTACATAAGGGCTATTGCTCGTAAAAATCTCAATGCTTTATCAAACGAAAGTGGGGTACAGTTGCCACTTGTTTTGGCTACCGTAGTTGGTACATTCTGTTTTCTATTCTTAAACGCATATTTCATCGAGTGGAATGCCAATATCAAGTTCCCAGAATTTATGTCTGGCTTTGAAGATTGGGCGCGCGATCTAGAAGATCAGCTGGCAGAGTCGACAGAAAAATTCACCAACTTTCAAAATTTCACACAGTTCCTATTCGGTTTTGTAGTGATCGCCATATTACCTGGAATTGGAGAAGAGCTTCTTTTTAGAGGTGTCTTACAGAATAGTTTACACCGCTGGACAAAAAATGCCCATGTTGCCATTTGGGTTTCAGCCTTTATTTTCGGTGCCATTCATTTACAATTTTATGGTTTAGTGCCACGTATGCTACTGGGAGCCGTTTTCGGATATCTCTACTTTTGGTCTGGCAATATTTGGTATCCAATCATCTCTCATATCGCAAATAATGGGTTTGCCGTAATTGCGGTCTATTATTCACAAGTAGATGATACCGCTCCAAACTTAGATGATACAGAGGCCTTTCCGATTGGGCTGCAGATCGGTGGTTCGTTGATCTTTTTTGCTTTTATGTTCTTCTTTAGAAATCACTACATTAAACAAAAAGAGACTATTGAGTAG